The Anaerolineae bacterium genome contains a region encoding:
- a CDS encoding MBL fold metallo-hydrolase yields the protein MEITWLGHACCRIRESGVTIITDPYDETTGYTLPRLKADIVTISHDDPHHAYAKACKGNPFIIAGPGEYEIKGVFITGIATFHDKKQGSQRGPNTVYLYEFNGLSVCHLGDLGHVPTQAQIEALGHIDILLVPVGGHQCLKAAEAAEVISLLEPRIVVPIHYKTKFTTLPLAGLDVFLKEVGISMPEPLDVLKVTPASLPEETQIVVLNPRQD from the coding sequence ATGGAAATTACCTGGTTGGGTCACGCCTGCTGTCGCATCCGCGAGTCGGGCGTCACGATCATCACCGATCCATACGATGAGACCACAGGCTATACACTGCCGCGCCTGAAGGCCGATATCGTCACCATCAGCCATGATGACCCCCATCATGCCTACGCCAAGGCATGTAAGGGGAACCCCTTCATCATCGCCGGCCCGGGCGAGTACGAGATCAAAGGGGTGTTCATCACCGGCATCGCCACCTTCCACGATAAAAAGCAGGGAAGCCAGCGCGGCCCCAACACCGTGTACCTCTACGAGTTCAACGGCCTGAGCGTGTGCCACCTGGGAGACCTGGGACACGTGCCCACCCAAGCACAGATCGAAGCCCTGGGACATATCGACATCCTTCTGGTGCCCGTAGGAGGACATCAGTGCCTGAAGGCCGCGGAGGCGGCGGAGGTCATCAGCTTGCTGGAGCCGCGCATCGTGGTGCCCATCCATTACAAGACGAAGTTCACCACCCTGCCGCTCGCCGGCCTGGATGTCTTCCTGAAAGAGGTGGGCATCTCCATGCCCGAGCCGCTGGACGTGCTCAAGGTCACGCCGGCCAGCCTGCCGGAAGAAACCCAGATCGTGGTGCTGAATCCCCGACAGGACTGA
- a CDS encoding tetratricopeptide repeat protein encodes MRLLKHPPIVPLLVGLMALLAVLSACSGTTPASGDAAAYLESGRQAQQAGDLAGAEKNLRQAIELNPNLAEAHFILGNVLADQGRFAEAASEYETAVRLNPQNPDALSNLAVAYAHMGRWDDAITQLKKAITLQPNDAELHYNLGSIYAQTNRFQEALPELEKARELNPELAEAYLALGYTYQGLGRNEEAIQALETFLAKSQDPQWRATAEDLLNQLRGTP; translated from the coding sequence ATGCGACTGCTCAAGCATCCGCCGATTGTGCCCCTGTTGGTAGGCCTGATGGCCTTGCTCGCGGTACTGTCCGCTTGCTCGGGCACGACGCCGGCCTCCGGCGATGCCGCCGCCTACCTGGAGTCCGGCCGGCAGGCCCAACAGGCCGGCGACCTGGCCGGCGCCGAAAAGAACCTGCGCCAGGCCATCGAGCTGAACCCCAACCTCGCCGAAGCCCACTTTATATTGGGCAATGTCCTCGCCGACCAGGGCCGCTTCGCCGAAGCCGCGTCCGAATATGAGACCGCGGTGCGGCTCAACCCCCAGAACCCGGACGCCCTTTCCAACCTGGCCGTCGCCTATGCCCATATGGGCAGATGGGACGATGCCATCACCCAGTTGAAGAAAGCCATCACCCTCCAACCCAACGATGCCGAACTTCATTATAACCTCGGCAGTATCTACGCCCAGACGAACCGTTTTCAGGAGGCCCTGCCCGAGCTGGAGAAGGCCCGCGAGCTGAACCCGGAGCTGGCCGAAGCGTACCTGGCGCTGGGCTACACCTATCAGGGGTTGGGCAGGAACGAAGAGGCCATCCAGGCCCTGGAGACGTTCCTTGCCAAAAGCCAAGATCCCCAGTGGCGCGCTACCGCAGAAGACCTGTTGAACCAACTGCGAGGTACACCGTGA